One genomic segment of Coffea arabica cultivar ET-39 chromosome 6e, Coffea Arabica ET-39 HiFi, whole genome shotgun sequence includes these proteins:
- the LOC113696713 gene encoding uncharacterized protein codes for MIDASQLQSLIQKFKFKLGLCNPTNKIWILWREGVAVDVQVSSDQLLHLAITHETWTRVVFGTFVYAKCTTVERRPLWQDLISISRRVGGEPWLVGGDFNAIVSLDEYLGPAQQDLQAVSEFADTIADCGLNTLPAFGSRFTWSGIRRGRWVWKRLDRILANTDWQQAYPCGSVQHLSRTGSDHSPLLLRMNNHQGTPRPSAFKFQQMWVRHPTFLEVVRASWEREVQGYGMFAFSSKLKRLKQVLKEWNKTTFGDIFANLKKAEAKVKECEIQMEGEDSDVLRSQWSSAQAALLRCLADEETYWKQKARVRWLKEGDANTKFFHASLLNKRSRLTIHQIQDNQGHLLETNDDIGQGAASFFPAAPLRIRRG; via the coding sequence ATGATTGATGCTTCACAATTGCAAAGTTTGATTCAAAAATTTAAGTTTAAGCTGGGATTATGTAACCCAACCAATAAGATTTGGATTCTGTGGAGAGAAGGGGTTGCGGTGGATGTTCAGGTTAGCTCCGACCAGCTTTTGCATTTAGCCATTACACATGAGACCTGGACTCGTGTAGTCTTTGGAACCTTTGTCTACGCAAAATGCACCACAGTGGAACGGAGACCCCTATGGCAAGACTTAATTTCAATCTCTCGTCGAGTGGGTGGTGAGCCTTGGCTAGTGGGAGGAGATTTTAATGCTATTGTTTCCTTAGATGAATATCTTGGCCCTGCCCAGCAAGATTTACAAGCAGTTTCGGAGTTTGCAGACACTATTGCGGACTGTGGTCTAAATACCTTGCCTGCCTTTGGGAGCCGCTTCACATGGTCTGGCATCCGGAGGGGTAGGTGGGTCTGGAAGAGACTTGACAGAATTTTGGCAAACACTGATTGGCAGCAAGCGTACCCCTGTGGTTCTGTGCAGCATTTAAGTCGCACTGGCTCTGATCATTCGCCCTTGCTCTTGCGCATGAACAATCATCAGGGTACCCCTCGGCCATCAGCTTTTAAATTTCAACAGATGTGGGTGCGTCACCCGACCTTTCTTGAAGTTGTCCGAGCTAGCTGGGAGCGGGAGGTGCAAGGCTATGGCATGTTTGCCTTCTCCTCCAAACTTAAGCGTCTGAAACAGGTGCTTAAGGAGTGGAACAAAACCACGTTTGGGGACATATTTGCAAATCTAAAGAAGGCTGAAGCAAAGGTCAAGGAATGTGAGATCCAAATGGAGGGAGAGGATTCGGATGTGCTAAGATCTCAGTGGAGCAGTGCGCAAGCTGCACTGCTGCGATGTCTTGCGGATGAGGAAACTTACTGGAAGCAGAAAGCTCGGGTTCGGTGGCTAAAGGAGGGGGATGCTAACACAAAATTCTTCCACGCTTCCCTTCTTAACAAGCGGTCGCGGCTAACCATCCACCAGATTCAGGACAACCAGGGGCATTTGCTTGAGACAAATGACGACATTGGACAGGGAGCAGCTAGTTTTTTTCCAGCAGCTCCTCTCCGGATCAGACGGGGCTAA